In the Thermodesulfovibrio yellowstonii DSM 11347 genome, one interval contains:
- a CDS encoding protein-glutamate methylesterase/protein-glutamine glutaminase — MIKVLVVDDSAFMRKAITSMLQEDPEIKVIGTARDGVEAVQMVQEFRPDIVTMDVEMPRMDGITALKEIMNKCPVPVIMVSSLTTEGAKVTLEALELGAVDFIPKNLAELSVNIIKIKGMLIDKIKTIGRRGIVKRKPPVKTAETKIEVPKVEIPKTRVTTERKVGIISIGTSTGGPKALQEIIPKLPKDFPVPIVIAQHMPPNFTKPFAERLDQLSQLSVKEAEEGETVKPGIVYVAPGRGHMRLKRRGIETFISVSEDKEEFIYRPSVDVLMASVAECYPGRSLGVILTGMGNDGAKGCKKIKETGGRIFAQNEETCVVYGMPRAVVEAGIADKVIPLEEMAGEIINAV, encoded by the coding sequence ATGATTAAAGTTTTAGTTGTAGATGATTCAGCCTTTATGAGAAAAGCTATTACTTCAATGCTTCAGGAAGACCCTGAAATAAAAGTAATCGGTACAGCAAGGGACGGAGTTGAGGCTGTCCAGATGGTTCAGGAATTTAGACCAGATATTGTAACAATGGATGTTGAAATGCCAAGAATGGATGGCATAACCGCATTAAAAGAGATAATGAATAAATGTCCTGTTCCTGTAATCATGGTAAGTTCTCTTACAACTGAAGGTGCGAAGGTAACTCTTGAAGCACTTGAACTTGGTGCAGTTGATTTTATACCTAAAAATCTTGCTGAGCTTTCAGTGAATATTATCAAGATTAAAGGAATGCTAATTGATAAAATTAAAACAATTGGCAGAAGAGGAATTGTAAAAAGAAAGCCTCCAGTTAAAACTGCTGAAACAAAAATAGAAGTTCCTAAGGTTGAAATACCAAAGACAAGGGTAACAACAGAAAGAAAAGTAGGAATTATTTCTATAGGCACGTCTACAGGAGGACCTAAGGCTCTTCAGGAAATTATTCCAAAACTGCCAAAAGACTTTCCAGTTCCTATTGTAATTGCCCAGCATATGCCACCTAATTTTACAAAACCTTTTGCTGAAAGGCTTGACCAGTTGAGTCAACTTTCAGTAAAAGAGGCTGAAGAGGGTGAAACTGTAAAACCTGGTATTGTATACGTAGCTCCTGGGAGAGGACATATGAGACTTAAAAGAAGAGGGATTGAGACTTTTATTTCTGTTTCAGAGGATAAAGAAGAGTTTATATATCGTCCAAGTGTTGATGTTTTGATGGCATCTGTAGCAGAATGTTATCCAGGCAGGAGTCTCGGAGTAATACTCACGGGAATGGGTAATGATGGAGCAAAAGGATGTAAAAAAATAAAGGAAACAGGTGGAAGAATATTTGCTCAAAATGAAGAAACTTGTGTAGTATATGGTATGCCTCGTGCTGTTGTTGAAGCAGGAATAGCTGATAAAGTTATTCCTCTTGAAGAAATGGCAGGAGAAATAATAAACGCTGTATAG
- a CDS encoding protein phosphatase CheZ encodes MKQYIGFILEKNEYTVPILKVQEIIKLPQITKMPGVPYYVEGVTNLRGRVIPIVNLKRILGIPEENNGSKVIVVSSGKITFGALVDDITGVVNIDETNVEPAEEFMQHGQTQVEGVARLDDRLLVLLDTKKLIPSEDQSLFEEEIVEFHDEGDKVEVVKKLSGIGGEMTVREVIDPVKFYEEKGVSKDDPRYILLEEITNFMNMVAQGDYEQANKVMNNIIQKSQSDLFKEVGKVARKLHDSLKSFREALDPKLKEIATERMPRAVDQLQMVIDKTEEAANKTMEIVEKYILKMDDVANHIRQIQGPSESIEFLRNFKNSLEDDLTEILTTQSFQDLTGQVLKKVITLVGDLEVELVRLITTFGLKIEEKEMAKKEVEKVSQEDVDDLLKEFGF; translated from the coding sequence ATGAAACAGTACATTGGTTTTATTCTTGAAAAAAATGAATATACTGTTCCCATTCTTAAGGTGCAGGAAATCATTAAACTACCTCAAATTACAAAGATGCCAGGTGTGCCCTATTATGTTGAAGGAGTCACAAATCTCCGCGGTAGAGTAATTCCCATTGTGAATTTAAAAAGAATTCTCGGTATTCCTGAAGAAAACAATGGTAGCAAAGTAATAGTTGTTTCATCAGGCAAGATAACATTTGGTGCATTAGTTGATGACATTACGGGTGTGGTAAATATAGATGAAACAAATGTTGAGCCTGCTGAAGAGTTTATGCAGCATGGGCAGACCCAGGTAGAAGGAGTTGCCCGATTAGATGATAGATTACTTGTTTTACTGGATACAAAAAAGCTAATTCCTTCTGAAGACCAGAGCCTTTTTGAAGAAGAAATAGTAGAGTTTCATGATGAAGGTGATAAAGTTGAGGTCGTTAAAAAACTGAGTGGAATAGGTGGAGAAATGACTGTCAGAGAGGTCATTGACCCTGTAAAGTTTTATGAAGAAAAAGGTGTTTCTAAAGATGATCCAAGATATATTCTTCTTGAAGAAATAACCAATTTTATGAATATGGTTGCGCAGGGAGATTATGAGCAGGCAAATAAAGTAATGAATAACATAATTCAGAAAAGTCAGAGTGATTTATTTAAAGAAGTGGGAAAAGTAGCGAGGAAACTACATGACTCTTTAAAAAGTTTCAGAGAAGCACTTGATCCAAAATTAAAGGAAATAGCTACTGAAAGAATGCCAAGAGCAGTTGATCAGTTACAGATGGTCATTGATAAAACAGAAGAAGCAGCTAATAAAACAATGGAAATTGTTGAAAAATATATTTTAAAAATGGATGATGTAGCAAACCATATAAGACAGATACAAGGACCTTCTGAAAGTATAGAATTTCTCAGGAATTTTAAAAACTCTCTTGAAGATGACTTGACAGAGATACTCACAACTCAATCATTTCAGGATTTAACAGGACAGGTTCTTAAAAAGGTGATTACTCTTGTAGGTGACCTTGAAGTAGAACTTGTTCGTCTTATAACTACTTTTGGATTGAAGATTGAGGAGAAAGAAATGGCGAAAAAAGAAGTTGAAAAAGTATCACAGGAAGATGTTGATGACTTACTTAAAGAATTTGGTTTTTAA
- a CDS encoding chemotaxis protein CheA — protein sequence MADEMDEIINEFIVEAEEILEQLDPLFVELEQKQDAEIINEIFRGMHTLKGAAGFLGFQNVVDVAHRAETILKKVREGEIPISAEITDAILKAVDTLRILISHIKAKEEITENIQPILDLLDKALEKASLQEPEKTEEIEQKIEKAETEEIESKPSSKPEEVVTQAPKEKEVATLRVDVERIDKVMDLAGEIVLARNRLLNLSNKLEAKYAGDEHVEGLVETTAFLDRVTSDLQLAVMKMRMQPLQKVFVKFPRMVRDLARTLGKEVDLEIIGEDTEVDKSVIEHIGDPLVHIIRNSIDHGIESPEERISKGKPSKGKIVINAYQKGTQIVIDISDDGKGIDYEAVKAKAITKGLITLEEAEKMSEEAIINLIFLPGFSTKDVSTELSGRGVGMDVVKSNVAKLNGYVEIFTEKDKGTTFRISLPLTLAIIQAMMVQVGEEIYAIPQSMIEETLRIGIDEIKEVTGQRVLTIRDRVLPLFLLNEILSTSGGVDNDRKYILVASVGDRRFCISVDSVIGQEEIVIKTINGIDSEECGIMGATITGDGKVVLILDLAVLSRKVLTVK from the coding sequence ATGGCTGATGAGATGGATGAAATAATAAACGAATTTATTGTTGAAGCAGAAGAAATTCTTGAACAGCTTGATCCTCTTTTTGTTGAACTTGAACAAAAACAGGATGCTGAAATTATCAATGAGATATTTAGAGGAATGCATACCCTCAAAGGAGCAGCTGGATTTCTTGGATTTCAAAATGTTGTAGATGTTGCTCACAGAGCAGAGACAATTTTAAAAAAGGTAAGAGAGGGAGAGATTCCAATCTCTGCTGAAATAACTGATGCTATTTTGAAAGCTGTAGATACACTAAGAATTCTAATTTCACACATTAAAGCAAAAGAAGAAATAACTGAAAATATTCAACCAATTTTGGATTTACTTGATAAAGCTCTTGAAAAAGCTTCTCTTCAAGAACCTGAAAAAACTGAAGAGATAGAACAAAAAATTGAAAAAGCTGAAACTGAGGAAATTGAGTCTAAACCTTCTTCAAAGCCTGAAGAAGTTGTGACACAAGCTCCAAAAGAAAAAGAAGTTGCCACATTGAGGGTTGATGTTGAAAGAATAGATAAAGTAATGGATCTTGCAGGAGAGATAGTTCTTGCTCGTAATAGGTTGCTTAATCTCTCAAACAAACTTGAAGCAAAATATGCAGGAGATGAACATGTAGAAGGGCTTGTGGAAACCACTGCATTTCTTGATAGAGTTACTTCAGATTTGCAGCTTGCTGTAATGAAAATGAGAATGCAACCTCTTCAGAAAGTTTTTGTAAAGTTTCCCAGAATGGTGAGAGACCTTGCAAGAACACTTGGCAAAGAAGTTGATCTTGAGATTATTGGTGAGGATACAGAGGTTGATAAATCAGTTATTGAACATATTGGAGACCCTCTTGTTCACATAATAAGAAATTCAATAGATCATGGAATAGAGTCTCCAGAAGAAAGAATTTCTAAGGGAAAGCCATCAAAAGGTAAAATTGTCATAAATGCATATCAGAAAGGAACTCAAATTGTGATAGATATATCTGATGATGGGAAAGGTATAGATTATGAAGCTGTTAAGGCAAAAGCAATTACAAAAGGGCTTATTACTCTTGAAGAAGCTGAAAAGATGTCTGAAGAAGCAATAATAAACTTAATTTTTTTACCAGGATTTTCCACAAAGGATGTGTCAACAGAATTGAGTGGCAGAGGAGTTGGAATGGATGTTGTTAAGTCCAATGTTGCGAAACTCAATGGATATGTAGAAATTTTTACAGAAAAAGATAAAGGTACTACTTTTAGAATAAGCTTACCTCTCACATTAGCAATAATTCAGGCTATGATGGTTCAGGTAGGAGAGGAGATTTATGCCATACCTCAGTCAATGATTGAAGAAACATTAAGGATAGGTATTGATGAAATTAAAGAAGTAACAGGACAAAGGGTTCTTACAATAAGAGACAGAGTTTTACCACTTTTCTTGCTTAATGAAATTCTTTCAACATCTGGTGGAGTTGACAATGACAGAAAGTATATTCTTGTTGCCAGTGTAGGAGATAGGAGATTTTGTATATCTGTAGATTCTGTAATCGGTCAGGAAGAAATTGTTATAAAGACTATAAACGGCATAGACTCTGAAGAATGCGGTATAATGGGAGCTACAATTACAGGCGATGGAAAGGTTGTTTTAATTCTTGACCTTGCAGTTCTTTCAAGAAAAGTTTTAACTGTAAAATAA
- a CDS encoding chemotaxis response regulator CheY, protein MFNYKIKVLVVDDFPTMRRIVKNLLKQLGFENIDEAENGEDALRKLRNTEYGLVVSDWNMPVMEGIELLKNIRNDPALKDIPFLMVTAEAEKEKVIEAIKAGVDNYIVKPFTGEVLKEKLEKIAQKRPSLKGGQ, encoded by the coding sequence ATGTTTAATTATAAAATAAAAGTTCTGGTAGTTGACGATTTTCCAACAATGCGTAGAATTGTAAAAAATCTTCTTAAACAACTTGGCTTTGAAAATATTGATGAAGCAGAAAACGGAGAGGATGCTTTAAGAAAGTTACGTAATACAGAATACGGTCTTGTAGTTTCAGACTGGAACATGCCTGTTATGGAGGGTATAGAACTTTTAAAGAATATAAGGAATGACCCAGCTTTAAAAGATATACCCTTTTTAATGGTAACAGCTGAGGCTGAAAAGGAAAAAGTTATTGAAGCAATAAAAGCAGGAGTTGACAACTATATAGTAAAGCCTTTTACAGGAGAGGTTTTGAAGGAAAAACTTGAAAAAATTGCTCAGAAAAGACCATCTCTTAAAGGAGGACAGTAA
- a CDS encoding response regulator encodes MKVLIVDDDKTTRKMISLILKSKGYEVVTAENGIEALQKLGLERINLILTDMNMPYMDGIEFIKQVRANPDIANIPIVMITTEADEDEKRRAFEAGVDDYLVKPTNAEQISESMKKIVKKIFNK; translated from the coding sequence ATGAAAGTTCTTATAGTGGATGATGATAAAACAACAAGAAAGATGATATCTCTGATACTTAAAAGCAAAGGATATGAGGTTGTAACAGCTGAAAATGGTATAGAGGCGCTTCAAAAACTTGGGCTTGAACGAATAAATTTGATTCTTACAGATATGAATATGCCCTATATGGACGGAATAGAGTTTATAAAACAGGTAAGGGCAAACCCTGATATAGCCAACATTCCTATTGTTATGATAACAACAGAGGCTGATGAAGATGAGAAAAGAAGAGCCTTTGAAGCAGGAGTTGATGACTATCTTGTAAAACCTACAAATGCTGAACAGATTAGCGAAAGTATGAAAAAAATAGTTAAAAAAATTTTTAATAAATAG
- a CDS encoding CheR family methyltransferase has translation MTIMSASSSAAINEEVFKQLRDFIYEKTGIYVPDNKKYFLENRLSRILREKNLRNFEDYLYFLRYSANKHDIARLFDAITTNETFFFREPQQFEVFAQNLIPQIIKENTQMGRKDIKIWSAACSTGEEPYTIAMILYDLPELVSFRKEIYASDISEGVLMSARRAIYGSYSVRNIPPQYMAKYFKDSGGMYVLSDAIKSMVKFLSINLIDEREVKQLKGLDVVFCRNVLIYFDDKAKKKAVSLIYDVLRPKGYLFVGTSESLHNITRAFRPIVINKVVVYQKV, from the coding sequence ATGACCATAATGTCTGCTTCCTCTTCCGCAGCAATAAATGAAGAAGTTTTTAAACAGTTGAGGGATTTTATATATGAAAAAACAGGTATCTATGTGCCTGATAATAAAAAATATTTTCTTGAAAATAGACTTAGCAGAATTTTAAGGGAAAAAAATCTACGTAATTTTGAAGACTATCTTTATTTTCTAAGATACAGTGCAAATAAACATGATATAGCAAGACTTTTTGATGCTATTACAACAAATGAAACATTTTTTTTCAGAGAACCCCAGCAGTTTGAAGTATTTGCTCAAAATCTTATCCCGCAAATTATAAAAGAAAATACTCAGATGGGTAGAAAAGATATAAAGATATGGTCTGCTGCCTGTTCAACAGGAGAAGAGCCCTACACAATTGCGATGATTTTATATGATTTACCAGAATTAGTCTCATTTAGAAAGGAAATATACGCTTCTGATATAAGTGAAGGTGTTCTTATGTCAGCAAGAAGAGCCATTTACGGCTCTTATTCTGTAAGAAATATTCCACCTCAGTATATGGCAAAATATTTTAAAGACAGCGGAGGAATGTATGTTCTTTCTGATGCCATAAAATCAATGGTAAAATTTCTGAGCATAAATTTGATAGATGAAAGAGAAGTCAAACAGCTTAAAGGACTGGATGTTGTGTTTTGCAGGAATGTTTTAATTTATTTTGATGACAAAGCAAAGAAAAAAGCTGTTTCGCTTATTTATGATGTATTAAGACCAAAGGGTTATCTTTTTGTAGGAACTTCTGAAAGTCTTCATAATATTACAAGAGCATTTCGTCCTATAGTTATAAATAAAGTTGTTGTATATCAAAAAGTTTAG
- a CDS encoding HEAT repeat domain-containing protein has translation MKNIKQLVLKLLHNPDSSVRRQAAEELALTDERAIYPLIKALRDENTAVQEAAAQALISIGSKDNFFLINPGEVVTYMVVPLLREEDVYLRNIAILIIKEVGHKAPELLYKLLKDKDPDIRKFSLDLIANIKKGFDASKLIPLLKDPNGNVRAATAHALGELGYRQAIPALIESLKDEEWVVFYVLQALAQLKAEEAADKIGELLLNTESILIKAEAIETLGKIGTEKVAEPLLKYFPVATKDEKQQIVKALIRIGIIPDGQDLKEEILSIFKEQEWDEKLIALKGIKLTNLIEAVPFIVEEAGGLDPSCFDYDEKIQALEETLLSINSEDELLSMIEKNKLKYRAKAFVIKVLGKLRSKKAVPILIKLLEDLKRDIRIASAKALGEIGSTEVIQPLIKKSIEDQDANVRKAAIEALGMIRASEAYEPLLNLLDREIYSDIIEVIVSALISINQEKFLENLKSYKREVKQALAGVIYSFDILNMLVQCEDKEVRKTALYALGRLATEQAISKILEFIKSDDKELKKVAILALGEANFCSDELFKCLKDEDAWIRYYTIKSISKACDPEVLLEKLTPLLDDPFPPVVIAAVEALSEISMPQVYDILASKKQHPDKEVREKIEEVLQKI, from the coding sequence ATGAAAAATATAAAGCAATTAGTGCTTAAACTTCTTCATAATCCTGACTCCTCAGTTCGCAGACAAGCAGCAGAAGAACTTGCTTTGACTGATGAAAGAGCGATTTATCCATTGATAAAGGCACTAAGAGATGAAAATACCGCTGTTCAAGAGGCAGCAGCACAGGCTCTTATATCTATTGGTAGCAAAGATAATTTTTTTCTAATAAATCCAGGTGAAGTTGTTACATACATGGTTGTTCCTCTTTTAAGAGAGGAAGATGTTTATTTGAGAAATATAGCAATTTTGATAATTAAAGAAGTGGGACATAAAGCTCCTGAACTTCTCTACAAACTTCTTAAGGATAAAGACCCTGATATCAGAAAGTTTTCACTTGATTTAATAGCAAATATTAAAAAAGGCTTTGATGCTTCAAAACTAATCCCTTTACTTAAAGACCCAAATGGCAATGTCAGAGCTGCTACTGCTCATGCCTTAGGAGAACTCGGATATAGACAGGCAATTCCTGCGCTTATAGAAAGTTTGAAAGATGAGGAATGGGTGGTTTTTTATGTTTTACAGGCACTTGCCCAACTAAAGGCAGAAGAAGCTGCAGATAAAATAGGTGAACTTCTTTTAAACACAGAATCAATTTTAATTAAAGCAGAAGCAATAGAAACACTGGGTAAAATAGGAACTGAAAAAGTTGCAGAACCTCTTTTGAAATATTTTCCTGTTGCGACGAAGGATGAAAAGCAACAAATCGTTAAAGCACTTATAAGAATAGGCATAATTCCAGACGGACAGGATTTGAAAGAAGAGATTCTCTCTATTTTTAAAGAACAAGAGTGGGATGAAAAGCTAATAGCTTTGAAAGGTATAAAATTAACCAATCTCATAGAGGCGGTTCCGTTTATTGTAGAAGAAGCTGGAGGTCTTGATCCAAGCTGTTTTGATTATGATGAAAAAATACAGGCTTTAGAAGAAACATTGCTTTCTATAAACTCAGAAGATGAACTCCTTTCAATGATTGAAAAGAATAAACTTAAATATCGGGCTAAAGCTTTTGTTATAAAAGTGCTCGGTAAATTAAGAAGTAAAAAAGCGGTTCCAATTCTTATAAAACTTCTTGAAGATCTAAAGAGGGATATAAGAATTGCCTCTGCAAAGGCACTTGGTGAGATTGGTAGCACAGAAGTTATACAGCCTCTTATAAAAAAATCTATAGAGGATCAGGATGCAAATGTGAGAAAAGCTGCGATAGAAGCTTTAGGAATGATAAGAGCTTCTGAGGCTTATGAGCCTCTTTTAAATTTACTTGACAGAGAAATATATTCAGATATTATTGAAGTTATTGTATCAGCTCTTATATCAATTAACCAGGAAAAGTTTTTAGAGAACCTAAAATCTTATAAAAGAGAAGTAAAGCAAGCTTTAGCAGGAGTGATATATTCATTTGATATTTTAAATATGCTTGTTCAGTGCGAAGACAAAGAAGTGCGAAAAACAGCTTTATATGCACTTGGAAGACTTGCAACAGAGCAAGCTATATCTAAAATTCTTGAATTTATTAAGTCTGACGATAAAGAATTGAAAAAAGTAGCTATTCTGGCATTGGGAGAAGCTAATTTCTGTTCTGATGAACTATTTAAATGCCTTAAAGATGAAGACGCATGGATAAGATACTACACTATAAAATCAATTTCTAAAGCATGTGATCCAGAGGTTCTTCTTGAAAAACTTACTCCTCTCTTAGACGATCCCTTCCCTCCTGTTGTAATTGCTGCTGTAGAAGCTTTATCAGAGATTTCTATGCCTCAGGTTTATGATATTCTGGCATCTAAAAAACAGCATCCTGATAAAGAAGTCAGAGAAAAAATAGAGGAGGTTTTACAGAAAATATGA
- a CDS encoding sigma-70 family RNA polymerase sigma factor has translation MLYSEDDKESLIKQFLPKIKHYALRYHHIVQSVLELEDLISAGIKGLLEALNKYNPSLNVPLVAFIDYRIRGAILDEIRSVDVFSKEFRKKVENVKKTYKNLKQSGKDPTDEELANYLNITQEELQEVYQSITASDIVSLDSFVVGENGDKLNLLEVISDEKNIFEDIKFRELKEKLTSAIENLSETEKLIISLYYYEELNMKEIAQVLGISLSRVSQIHGKTLLKLKNFLAKEVD, from the coding sequence ATGCTTTATTCTGAAGATGATAAAGAGAGCCTCATTAAACAGTTTTTGCCAAAAATAAAGCATTATGCTTTAAGATACCATCATATTGTTCAATCTGTTTTAGAGTTAGAAGATTTAATTTCTGCTGGAATAAAGGGATTACTTGAAGCATTAAATAAATATAATCCTTCATTAAATGTCCCACTTGTTGCTTTTATAGACTACAGGATAAGAGGTGCTATACTGGATGAAATTCGTTCAGTGGATGTTTTTTCAAAAGAATTCCGTAAAAAAGTAGAAAATGTAAAAAAAACTTACAAAAATTTAAAACAGTCTGGCAAAGACCCAACAGATGAAGAATTGGCTAATTATTTAAATATTACTCAGGAGGAGTTACAAGAAGTTTATCAGAGTATAACAGCTTCTGATATAGTAAGTTTAGATAGTTTTGTAGTTGGAGAAAATGGAGATAAACTAAATCTTCTTGAAGTTATTTCAGATGAAAAAAATATTTTTGAAGATATAAAATTTCGTGAATTAAAGGAAAAACTAACTTCTGCAATAGAAAATCTTTCCGAAACTGAAAAGCTTATCATATCCCTTTATTATTATGAAGAGTTAAACATGAAGGAAATTGCTCAGGTTTTAGGTATTTCTTTATCCAGAGTAAGTCAGATTCATGGTAAGACTTTGCTAAAGCTCAAAAATTTTCTTGCAAAAGAAGTTGATTAA